Proteins found in one Aethina tumida isolate Nest 87 chromosome 1, icAetTumi1.1, whole genome shotgun sequence genomic segment:
- the LOC109596035 gene encoding uncharacterized protein LOC109596035 — protein MAVSRLSIIKFLELAIAVCCIGLHYKSVTNNFNADTISCVAFGGYTIILIGGFAGYLMSTPINRRIDIFFCLVGCAIFVAAGALNIEIYKDYRSTEWRNYGLAKASLAIINGAIFLLDSLLTWRGDF, from the exons atggcAGTCAGCAGGCTTTCGATTATCAAGTTTTTAGAATTg GCAATCGCCGTTTGTTGTATCGGACTTCACTACAAAAGTGTAACGAACAACTTCAATGCTGACACTATCTCGTGCGTGGCCTTCGGTGGATACACCATCATTCTTATTGGTGGATTTGCAg gtTATCTGATGTCAACCCCAATCAATAGAAGGATCGATATTTTCTTCTGCCTGGTTGGGTGTGCCATTTTCGTTGCTGCTGGCGCTTTGAACATTGAAATCTACAAGGACTACAGAAGTACTGAGTGGAGAAACTATGGATTAGCCAAAGCTTCCCTGGCCATCATCAACGGTGCCATCTTCCTTTTGGATTCACTGCTGACATGGCGCGGCGATTTCTga